A single region of the Drosophila takahashii strain IR98-3 E-12201 chromosome 2R, DtakHiC1v2, whole genome shotgun sequence genome encodes:
- the LOC138912673 gene encoding uncharacterized protein, whose protein sequence is MANYGPRKFQSFVRHRVGEIVDSTNRNQWRWVPTKENVADLATKFFKTPDAYRWINGPPFLLHMFHENLIRSQFYIARLRILYKNVRKACQKCKNSNSSPQVPQMAPIPAARLACFERPFTYTGVDYFGPILVHVGRHKEKLWGVLFTCLTPRAVHIEVAYKLDVSACIMCLKSFMALRGTPKEIFSDNGTNFKATEKVVQEDFRKIDFNDKTIQYEAIKWRFSPPAAPHMGGAWERLVRSVKTIQPMTPR, encoded by the exons ATGGCTAACTATGGACCCCGGAAGTTTCAGTCATTCGTAAGGCATCGAGTTGGCGAGATCGTAGACAGCACCAACCGCAACCAGTGGCGCTGGGTTCCGACAAAGGAGAACGTTGCTGACTTAGCTACGAAGTTCTTTAAGACTCCTGATGCATATAGATGGATCAATGGCCCACCATTTTTGCTCCATATGTTCCACGAGAACTTAATTCGAAGCCAATTCTACATAGCACGTCTGCGAATCTTGTACAAAAATGTTCGAAAGGCATGTCAGAAGTGCAAAAACTCCAATTCGTCGCCACAAGTGCCCCAAATGGCACCGATACCAGCAGCCAGACTCGCATGCTTTGAAAGACCCTTCACCTATACTGGGGTGGACTATTTTGGCCCCATATTGGTACATGTTGGCAGGCATAAGGAAAAGCTCTGGGGAGTTCTATTCACTTGCCTAACCCCTAGAGCTGTACACATAGAAGTAGCATATAAGCTCGACGTAAGCGCATGTATAATGTGTCTCAAAAGCTTTATGGCGCTCCGCGGAACTCCGAAAGAAATTTTCTCCGACAACGGAACCAACTTCAAAGCCACAGAGAAGGTGGTACAGGAGGACTTCAGGAAGATTGACTTTAATGATAAAACCATACAGTATGAAGCTATAAAGTGGCGTTTTAGCCCACCAGCTGCACCCCACATGGGAGGAGCGTGGGAGCGACTAGTCCGATCAGTAAAAACA ATTCAGCCGATGACGCCGAGATGA